Part of the Longimicrobium sp. genome, CCGCCGGCCGTAGTACGACATGTGGCGGTCCAGGTCGCCGTCCACCCAGGCCTTGTTGGCGTCCAGCACCGCCGCCTGGATCGCCGCCGCCTCGGCGCGCTGCGACGCGGCCCGCGCGGCCGCGGTGTCTTCCGCGGGCGGGGCCGGGGCGCTCTCGGCGGGGAGCGCCGCGGCGGGCGGGGGCGCGGCGGTGTCTTCCAGCGACTCCGACGCCGCGCCCTGCAGCCGCACGAACTCCTCCTCCAGCGCGGCGAGCCGGCTGGTGTCGGGGAGCGCCGGCGCCGCCTCGGCCGTGCGCTCGCGGTCGCCGCCGCCGCGCGTGGCCGCCCACACCGCGATCAGCCCGGCGAGCAGGACGGCCGGGATCCCCCACAGCGCGGGAGAGCGGCGCCGCGCGCGCCGGACGGAGGCCGCCGGACCCGGGCCGGGCGGCGGGCCGACCACGATCGGCGGCGCCTCGCGCGGCGCGGCGGGCGGCGGGGCCGGGGGCGCGGAAGCGGCCGCGGCGGCGGCTGCGGGCATGGCGACGGTGGCGTCCGCGGGGACGGCGACCGGCGCCTCGGCGAGGGGCGGGTGCAGGAGCGTGCGGTCCTCCGCCTCGGCGAGCGCCTCGGCGAAGGCGGCGGCGTTGGGGTAGCGCTCGGCGGGGTCGCGGCGCAGCGCGCGGCCGATCACCTCGCGCAGCGGCGCGGGAACGGCGCGCCAGCGCGGCGTCTCCACCAGCGGCACCTCCTCGCCGGCCAGGAGCCGCTTGCGCTCGCGCTCGGAGAAGGGGCGCTCGCCGGTGAGCAGCTCGTAGCCGATCAGCCCCAGCTGGTACACGTCCGACGCGGGACTGACGGCGCGCTCGGGGTCCAGCTGCTCGGGCGACGCGTACGCGGGGGAGTGCGGGAGCTGGCCCAGGATGGTGATGCTGTCCGAGTCCGCGCCCTCCAGCGGCTTGGCGATGCCGAAGTCCAGCAGCCGCACCGACTCCAGGGCGCCGGCGCCCACCAGGAACACGTTGGCGGGCTTCACGTCGCGGTGCACGATCCCCACGCGGTGGCCGGCGGAGAGCCCGCGCGCGGCCTCGCGCAGGATGCGCAGCGCCTCCTCGGGCGGGGGCGGCCCGTCGACGAGCGCCTGCTTGAGGTCGCGCCCGCGCAGGAGCTCCATGACGATGAAGTCCAGGTCCAGCTCGGGGTCGGTCCCGTAGTCGTAGATCTGGACCACGTTCGGGTGGTGGGGGATGCGCGCCGCCGAGGCCGCCTCGCGCCGGAAGCGCTCGCGCAGGTTGTCGCGCAGCCCCTCCGACTCGGCCGGGATGGAGACCACCTTGACCGCCACGGGGCGCCCCAGAGTGTGGTCGAGCCCGCGGAAGACCACGCTCATCCCGCCGGAGCCGATCACCTCCTCCAGCTCGTAGCGCCCGGCGAGCGTGCGCCCGACCAGGACCCGTCCGAAGGGCTGGCTCATCCCGCGCCCGCCTCCACGGCGGGCGCGCGGGCGTCCTGCCCTCGCACCGCCAGCGCGATCTGCCGCACGGCGCCCAGGTGGTAGGCCGCGTGCGCGAGCGCCCCCGCCACGGCCGCGAGCGTGAGCTCCTTCCAGTCCCGCACCTCGTCGACGGTGCGGCGGAGGCGCTCGTACTCGCCCCGGAGCGCGGCCCGCAGCTCCTCCCACCCGCGCTCGTCGACCGTCTCCACCGCCCAGCTCCGGGCCCAGTCGGGACGCACCCGCTCGCCCGCGATGAAGCGCGACAGCACGTCCATGCTGAAGCGCAGGTGCTCGGCGTGCGCGGCCACGCTCCTCCTCCCCGACCCCGGCGCGCGCGACGCCTCCCCGGCCGAGAGCGCGCGCAGGGTGCCGAAGAGCCCGGAGTCCGCCGCGTTCTCCACGAACCACGTCATCCGCGGGTCGCGCGGCCCCTCGTACCCTTCCGCCAGCACTTCCAGCAGCGAGCGCAGCACCGCGTCCCGCGTGAAGATCGACATCCTCGTCTCCGTACGCCTGGGTCGAACCCGAGCGAAGGAGGGGGAGCAAGGGGTATGCCTTGGACGGATCGCCCTTCCCGGATGCCGCTCGTGCGCTTCCCCGGTGGTCAACTGCTCATCTCACACGGGGGAAACAGAGGAAGCAGAGAACTCACCGCTCGTCGTGGTTTCCTCTGCTACCTCTGCTTCCTCTGCGTGAGGCCAGGCAGTTCGTGGTTTGATCTCATATCACACGATGAGCTGCACCCGCTCGGGCTCGCTCTCAGCCTCCGCCTGGTCGGCGCGGATCAGGCGGGCGGGGTAGACCAGCTCCAGCAGCGGCGAGGTCATGAAGGTGGTCGCCAGCGCCATCAGCACCAGCATGGCGAAGAGCGCGGGCGAGATCACCCCGATGTCCAGGCCGATGTTCAGGATCACCAGCTCCATCAGCCCGCGCGTGTTCATCAGCACCCCGATCGCCCCCGCCTCGCGCCAGCCCATCCCCGTCGCCCGCGCCGCCACCGCCGAGCCGCCCCACTTCCCGGCGATGGCGACCACCACGATCACCCCGCAGAACGCCCACATCTCCATCCCCTCCAGCAGGCCGACCCGCGTCCGGAGGCCCGTGAAGGCGAAGAAGAGCGGGAGGAGCAGCACCACGGTGAGGTCCTCCAGCTTCTCGGAGAGCGCGTGGACGAAGCCCTCGCCGCGGGGCATCACCGCGCCGGCCAGGAAGGCGCCGAAGAGGGCGTGGATCCCCAGCGCCTCCGTCGTCCAGGCGGACGCGAGCACCACCAGGAGGATCGCGGCCAGCATGTCCTGCGTGAGCACCTCGCCCCGGCGCGCGTACCAGCGCTCCAGCCCCGCCAGCGGGCGGCGCGCCACGAAGAGCATGAGCAGGATGAAGGCAGCCGAGCCGCCGAGCGTGGCCCAGAGCGGCGGCCCGCCCGCGCCCGAGCGCACCAGCGCCACCACGCCCGCCAGGATCCACCACGCCGTCACGTCGTTCACCGCCGCGCAGGCGAGCG contains:
- a CDS encoding serine/threonine-protein kinase encodes the protein MSQPFGRVLVGRTLAGRYELEEVIGSGGMSVVFRGLDHTLGRPVAVKVVSIPAESEGLRDNLRERFRREAASAARIPHHPNVVQIYDYGTDPELDLDFIVMELLRGRDLKQALVDGPPPPEEALRILREAARGLSAGHRVGIVHRDVKPANVFLVGAGALESVRLLDFGIAKPLEGADSDSITILGQLPHSPAYASPEQLDPERAVSPASDVYQLGLIGYELLTGERPFSERERKRLLAGEEVPLVETPRWRAVPAPLREVIGRALRRDPAERYPNAAAFAEALAEAEDRTLLHPPLAEAPVAVPADATVAMPAAAAAAASAPPAPPPAAPREAPPIVVGPPPGPGPAASVRRARRRSPALWGIPAVLLAGLIAVWAATRGGGDRERTAEAAPALPDTSRLAALEEEFVRLQGAASESLEDTAAPPPAAALPAESAPAPPAEDTAAARAASQRAEAAAIQAAVLDANKAWVDGDLDRHMSYYGRRVDYYNEENASRSFVRRDRRTALEQYPRRSITVHRQAVTFRDDGRARDLVDKSWEFLGDDEAWTGSMRQELILEKREGRWVIVSEKQLQVYRVNRRPR
- a CDS encoding cation:proton antiporter: MTDLLLLLVQVGVIVAAARLVGVLFRRIRQPQVMGEMVAGILLGPSLLGWAAPAVSERLFPAGSLGLLGAISQVGLLIFMFLVGLELDPRLLRGRSRTAVVTSHASIAVPFVLGAALALFLYPRLSDDGVRFGGFALFMGAAMSVTAFPVLARILTERDLLGTRVGAVALACAAVNDVTAWWILAGVVALVRSGAGGPPLWATLGGSAAFILLMLFVARRPLAGLERWYARRGEVLTQDMLAAILLVVLASAWTTEALGIHALFGAFLAGAVMPRGEGFVHALSEKLEDLTVVLLLPLFFAFTGLRTRVGLLEGMEMWAFCGVIVVVAIAGKWGGSAVAARATGMGWREAGAIGVLMNTRGLMELVILNIGLDIGVISPALFAMLVLMALATTFMTSPLLELVYPARLIRADQAEAESEPERVQLIV
- a CDS encoding DinB family protein translates to MSIFTRDAVLRSLLEVLAEGYEGPRDPRMTWFVENAADSGLFGTLRALSAGEASRAPGSGRRSVAAHAEHLRFSMDVLSRFIAGERVRPDWARSWAVETVDERGWEELRAALRGEYERLRRTVDEVRDWKELTLAAVAGALAHAAYHLGAVRQIALAVRGQDARAPAVEAGAG